The following coding sequences lie in one Spinacia oleracea cultivar Varoflay chromosome 1, BTI_SOV_V1, whole genome shotgun sequence genomic window:
- the LOC110790591 gene encoding uncharacterized protein — MIRYLAKLKTVSAQLEKFSINLVPRVENTLADALSKLASSNVADLKRTVMMDVMNKRSIESDETRVMVITTQANWVKLAHSSVCHQQSNGQAKAANKKILVALKKKLEDCKGKWEDLMPEVLWCKRTAVKEATSESPFKLSFGSEAVIPAEMVLPTMRIQHYDEERNDQLLRHQLDLMPEIRLKGEISSAAYKNRMSRAYNKK, encoded by the exons ATGATAAGGTACCTGGCAAAGTTGAAAACAGTATCGGCTCAACTTGAGAAATTCAGTATCAATCTAGTACCCAGGGTGGAAAACACTTTGGCAGATGCACTATCAAAATTAGCAAGTTCGAATGTCGCTGACTTAAAAAGAACAGTCATGATGGATGTCATGAACAAGCGAAGTATAGAATCGGATGAAACACGGGTCATGGTCATCACAACTCAGGCAAATTG GGTCAAATTAGCTCACTCATCAGTATGTCACCAGCAAAGTAATGGGCAGGCAAAGGCAGCAAACAAGAAAATACTGGTTGCGCTTAAAAAGAAGTTAGAAGACTGCAAAGGAAAATGGGAAGATCTTATGCCAGAAGTTCTGTGGTGTAAAAGAACGGCAGTCAAAGAGGCTACCAGCGAGAGTCCGTTTAAGCTAAGCTTCGGGTCTGAAGCGGTAATACCGGCAGAAATGGTTCTGCCAACCATGCGCATCCAGCATTACGATGAAGAAAGAAATGACCAGTTGCTACGGCATCAGCTGGATCTCATGCCAGAAATCCGCCTAAAAGGAGAAATTAGTTCGGCAGCATATAAAAACAGAATGAGCAGAGCGTACAACAAAAAGTAA
- the LOC110790592 gene encoding uncharacterized protein codes for MSFAQKDRESLRDYLTRFNNESITIPNLQQEIAVLALMRGMQECEFKKYLSRKSYTNLGDVLHKPNEYIRGDQMMRISNVVVATGGNAGYNPSYNNQQMGRGGNSFNQSNNQQGASQKNQNDRNINPQNQRPRQDRRESRRLFDNYTPLNTPRTKIYNINNKMDGWRRPPPMQSREINVKIFCDFHNEHGHLIEDCRDLKDNIEDMVRKGYFSQYRARQGNGNYNPAGGNTANSYRPQQQQNQQQYPRIEQPYQPPRIEQRQPETSAKAEQRDNEKKPLVFVISGGPVHGGTISGASRSLEEHRHMVNYHSTRVWLSPPSIPVMTFSESDCRGIIFPHDDPLVLTIDIANADVNRVLIDGGSSENIIFWDAFKQLHIPEEELARVNYLVIGFSGSTVYPEGSMRLPVKIGEGSETRDLMVEFLTIKVPAAYNVIIGRPFIHDAQTRNSTKTIARRYDGKYRIGGRSAGSNGCNWYRNGKRHEGQPHRPAKRARDVFTFSADEMPGIDPDVIVHRLNADRNIRPVRQKRRNFSTEKMTAIQEEVEKLLAAGFIEPCNYLECLANVVMVKKPSGSWRMCVDFTNLNRACPKYFYPLPRIDRLVDSTSGHALLSFLDAFSGYHQVSLLKSDRKKASFITYTRVFCYKAMSSGLKNAGATYQRLVDKIFDDQKGRNVEVYVDDSIVKSRQEKDHVADLRETFETLRKYMMKLNPKKCVFGVRSGKFLGFLVSERGIDANPEKVEAMISLPQPKSVKDIQRLTGRMAGLNRFVSKSADK; via the exons ATGTCGTTCGCCCAGAAAGATAGAGAATCTTTAAGGGATTACCTCACTCGTTTCAACAACGAGTCAATCACTATTCCCAACCTGCAGCAGGAGATTGCGGTCCTAGCTTTGATGAGAGGAATGCAAGAATGTGAATTCAAGAAATACCTTAGCCGGAAATCATACACAAATCTGGGTGACGTTTTGCATAAGCCAAACGAATACATCAGGGGGGATCAGATGATGAGAATCTCCAATGTCGTCGTGGCAACCGGTGGTAATGCCGGGTACAATCCAAGCTACAACAATCAGCAGATGGGAAGGGGAGGAAATAGTTTTAACCAGAGTAATAATCAGCAAGGGGCCAGTCAGAAAAATCAAAACGATAGAAATATCAATCCCCAGAATCAGAGACCCCGGCAGGATAGAAGGGAGTCCCGCAGACTCTTCGATAATTACACTCCGTTGAACACACCACGGACGAAAATTTACAACATAAACAACAAGATGGACGGTTGGAGAAGGCCACCACCAATGCAGAGTAGGGAAATAAATGTCAAAATATTCTGCGACTTCCATAATGAGCACGGCCACCTCATAGAGGACTGCAGAGACCTCAAGGACAATATTGAGGACATGGTGAGAAAGGGGTATTTCTCGCAATATAGGGCGAGACAAGGAAATGGTAACTACAACCCGGCCGGAGGAAACACTGCCAATTCCTACCGACCACAACAACAGCAAAATCAGCAACAATATCCCAGAATCGAACAGCCGTATCAACCACCAAGAATAGAGCAAAGACAACCTGAAACCAGTGCTAAAGCAGAACAAAGGGACAACGAGAAAAAACCGCTGGTATTTGTCATCTCTGGCGGCCCTGTCCATGGAGGGACGATAAGCGGCGCCAGCAGGAGTTTGGAGGAACACAGGCACATGGTGAATTATCACAGCACTAGGGTGTGGCTAAGCCCACCCAGCATACCAGTGATGACCTTCTCGGAATCGGATTGCAGAGGCATCATTTTCCCACATGATGACCCATTAGTTCTGACAATTGATATAGCAAATGCCGATGTAAATCGAGTACTAATAGACGGAGGTAGCTcagaaaacatcatattttgGGATGCATTCAAGCAACTACACATACCAGAAGAAGAGCTGGCAAGGGTGAATTACCTGGTAATCGGTTTCTCAGGATCTACGGTGTACCCAGAAGGTAGCATGAGGCTGCCGGTGAAAATTGGAGAAGGATCTGAGACACGAGACCTCATGGTAGAGTTCTTAACCATCAAAGTGCCGGCGGCCTATAATGTGATCATCGGTCGCCCGTTCATACACGATGCGCAG ACCAGAAACAGCACCAAGACCATTGCCAGACGGTATGACGGAAAATATAGAATTGGAGGTCGGTCGGCAGGATCAAACGGTTGTAATTGGTACAGAAATGGAAAGAGACATGAAGGTCAACCTCATAGGCCTGCTAAGAGAGCACGCGACGTCTTTACGTTTTCCGCAGATGAGATGCCTGGTATTGATCCAGACGTGATAGTCCACCGACTAAACGCAGACAGGAATATTAGGCCAGTAAGACAGAAAAGGCGCAACTTCTCCACGGAGAAAATGACAGCAATACAAGAGGAGGTTGAGAAACTCTTGGCGGCAGGTTTCATTGAGCCTTGCAATTACCTTGAATGCCTGGCAAACGTAGTAATGGTGAAAAAGCCGAGTGGATCGTGGAGGATGTGTGTAGACTTCACCAACCTCAACAGAGCATGTCCAAAATACTTCTACCCCCTGCCAAGGATCGATAGGCTGGTAGACTCTACCAGCGGGCATGCACTACTCAGTTTCCTAGATGCATTCTCAGGATATCACCAGGTCAGCCTGCTCAAATCAGACAGGAAGAAGGCATCTTTCATTACATATACAAGAGTTTTCTGTTACAAGGCAATGTCGTCCGGgttaaagaacgcaggagcaacatACCAAAGGCTGGTCGACAAAATTTTTGACGACCAAAAAGGCAGAAATGTGGAAGTCTATGTTGATGACTCTATCGTTAAAAGCCGGCAGGAGAAAGATCATGTAGCCGACCTTCGGGAAACTTTCGAAACTCTGAGAAAGTACATGATGAAGCTGAACCCGAAGAAGTGTGTCTTCGGAGTAAGGTCAGGAAAATTCTTGGGATTCTTAGTCAGTGAGCGTGGCATAGACGCTAACCCAGAAAAAGTAGAAGCAATGATCAGTCTGCCACAACCCAAAAGTGTGAAAGACATACAACGATTGACTGGGAGAATGGCCGGCCTGAACAGATTCGTGAGCAAGTCGGCAGACAAGTAG